GGTTTACCTCCATCATTTTAGCCACAAGTATCTCACTGGAGACTTATCTGCACAGCTGCCCCTTCTCTTGCAAAGCAGCTCTTCCACCAAAGTAaattagcccccccccccccccccccccaaacaatAGCCCAGAACAGCACACACCTCAATGTGCTTCAAATCCGTGACAATTAGCAGCCAATCTGCACTAATTAGAGTCTCGACACCTAAATCTGCAGCCTGGGATTACCAACAACGGAGCAATAGATTGCTTGCAATACCCTCCAGTCAACAGAAAATTGATATGCTATAGCTCCAATTAACGCAGCAATCACGTTGCTCAGCACCTCCTAGCTTGCATTCGTTCACCAATCACCACGCAGAGCTCAACCTGCACACCCTACAAGCTCCAGACTCCTGCCTCCAGCTACTCTCTGTATCCTTAGCCACCACCAACTCCACGGAGTAGCAGCGCCACTTACTTGCAAGCTTGCCTCGCCTCTGACGACGATGACCACGCAGCCTCGCCCTTCCTCTGCACGCGCAGGGGCCTCCACGACGTCCTTCCTCTGCACGCGCAGGGGCTGCCTCCCGCGCCGCAACACCACCTCCGCGTGACGCTCGCACGCTTGCTGCTCGCCTTCTGCGCGTGCCCCGGCCTCCACGACCTCGCCGCTCACGCGCTCGCACCTGCTGCAGCCGCGCTGCCGCGCTCGCCGCTatctccgccggccgccgcaccaaAGCTCTAACACCATGAAGTTTTGAAAATATCAGGAACCACCCACACTCTGTATTCCCTTCTCTAGTACATATACATGAGACACAAATAAACAATGGGCTCTAGGCCCATGGGCTTGTAACTCAACAGTTTCTGCATCCTTGCCCTTGCTACGTTGCCCCATTTTCTGACTGGTACAGTGGCACTGAACAGAAGAGCTTAAGCAAGTTTTCATTGTTTCAAGAGAAACCTGGCAAGTTAATTGGGAACTCATGTTGGTtaccatttcattttttttcatttacaAAGTGGATTTTGTTACATTTCACTCAGCTGTCAGCAAGAAATGAGGGTGGCAGACTGAGTTTCAGAGGATTGTACAGGAGGGGCAGGTGCTCTTAGCGTGATCCGAGTCACTCCCATGGCCTTCCATCTCCTGGTGCCGTCGCCTGCACAATGAATGACCCAAGAACCCAACATAAGTGTCAGGTTTAGGCTTCAGATGAAAATCAAGCATGAGTAATTCTTTCAGCTGAAGTATGATCCATGAGTGTACTGCTACTTGCAAACTACACTGATGAACTTTCAAGGCCCAATGCAATGCAAGTAAGTGCATTTGTTGAAGTACCGTCGGCGTTTAACTTGGCGGCCCATTTGCAAGATCCGAAATGCAAGAACCCAGCGACAGACGCGGTATCCGTTTTTCAGGAGCGACGGCATGGCCGGTTCCTCTGACTCCAATTCGAGCCTAATCGATTAATTGAGCAGGCACACCTATCAATACCTAGTTTGATTTATCAATCAACGATGAATCTTTATGCTAATCTACGGGAGGGACGCAATGCAATGGAAGAaagtaagaaaaaaaaggagagatcTTTGAATTTGGATGGTCACTCACTTGGCCAGCATGACCTTTGCGAACTCGGTGTAGTTGATctggccgtcgccgtcgacgtcggccTCGCGGAGCATCTCGGCGAGCTCCTCGTCAGAGAGGCGCTCGCCGAGGTTCTGGAGGACGTGGCGGAGCTCGTCGCGGGAGATGAAGCCGTTCTGGTCCTGGTCGAAGACGCGGAAGGCCTCGCGGAGCTCTTCCTCGTCGGCGCCATTGGCCTCGCGCATCTGGCGCGCCAGGAGGGTCAGGAACTCCTGGAAGTCGatggcgccgctgccgtcggcgtccacctccttcaccatctCCTGCAGCTCCTCCTCCGTCGGGCTCTGCCCCAGCGAACGCATCACCGTGCCCAGCTCCTTGGTCGTGATCGTCCCTGCGTCGATCAATTTGTGCCTCATCAATTCTCAATTGCAATTGCAATTCATCGATGAACAACTGCATACCGTCGCCATCTTTGTCGAAGAGGCTGAAGGCCTCCCGGAACTCCTCGATCTGCTGCTTAGACAGCTGCTGCTCCACCTCGTCCATTCTCTTCTTCTCTAGATCGATCCAATGGGTTGCTGATCGATCTCTTAATTCCGTTGGAGAAAACACATGATCGATGGACGACGACGCGTTGTGTGCCCTCGATCGCAAATTCACAAGCCACGATGGATGCAGACTAATTTGTGTGCCTGAATCGCAGGAAAGGTGAAATATTCCCCTATCTAGTTTGTGCCTTCTTGTCCTCTGTTCTTCTGCTCTTGCGTTGGCCAAAATAAGGAGTCTGGGCGAATTATATACCTGCTCAGAAatacttttttattttatcttgtCAAACTTATAAGACTTTGATTCTCAGTGACTTCTCAAATATTTAGATCGAAATCATTGCCTGGAAAAATAATTACCTGAGATCTCACCGTACATTTTTTTTCAACCTTTTCATTATGCTTTGTATATCATTTAATAGAAAGAATAtgtgtttatttaattttctgcaAAGGGGAGCACAGAATATAAGCAGTAGCAATGGTATCTAAATGGGCGGCTGCCAAATTTTCAAAAACGAACAAAGCCGGCACCAGACCGCCGACCGCGCTCTACAAAGGTCCTTCCAGCCTGCCACTTTGCCTGCCAGTGAGCCATAACCACAGCCTATAGATACCGCAACAATTCAGATTCCTACTTTCAGAAACATTTCTGTGAAATATCATCTAACAAATCGTGCACCGTGACAACCTATAAAATTGTCTTTGTAGCCTCAGCACCAATAGCTCCTTAGGTTGCTCTGATAGCTGTGAAAAGGAAGCACTTTTTGCTTCAACGCCACAGCATCGGCTGATATATGCTGTGCCAACATTACAGACTACTAAAAACTGTGCACATTACATCTTTATCTATATAGCCCTAGAATGTCTGCCAATCAAAATTTATCATCCTGCTCAACACAAATGGCTGGCGGCTAAACAGGGATACACACTACTGGACACATAACCCTGGAATTATAAGTTGCATGGTGCTACCAAAAACATCTATCACTCAGCAGATGCCATGGTTGCATCAGTGTTGCCAGGAATGGTTGTATCAATGTTGCTGGGCATCAACACATTAAAACCGTCAACTGCTGTAGATATGATCATCGAGGGTATCTGTGGGTGCCAATGCAATTCCTTCAAGTCTTTCTGGCCCTGCTCATAGAAACAGTCAGTGTTTTGTATCACTCTTTACAAGCAATAGAACTATGCAAGAAAAATGAAACAACCACTAAAGATGAGGCCACAAGTCAGCTAGTCTCCAATGCCATCATGATCAAATGAGAGAACAATTAATAGTACTACCTGATGAACAAAGAGAAGTTGTGGGGGTAAATCTTCAGGTGCATTCGCCTGCTCCTTCATCTTCGCTCTGAACTCAGCCTCCTCTTCAGCATCTCTTTCCAGTGAAAGGTCCCAAATTCTATACCCATACAATTCATGAGAGGTGTCAACAAATACTGGGCAAAACATTTTGACAGTCCAGTGTATCTAAGACAAGAATGacaggggaaggagggagtattacGTGAGTTGATGATCTTCAGACGTTACAGCCAGTGATGACGCTTCATGTGGACTCCACTCAATAGATGTAATTGCTTTCTTGTGGTACTCAAAATGGGCTACCAATGAGTCCTCCTACCAGTACGATAGACAGTATTAAGGGAAAAAGATTCACAAACAACACTAAAGAAGTACAAAACTAGAATTACTATAATCAGTATGAATATGTCTAGATAAGCAGGGCAATACGACAAGGGTAGAACGATGGTAGCGAGCTGGATTGATTTGTGCACAGTGCACTGTTCGCATACtagcagtaatgaaacaataaTGTAGGCTATCTATTTCAAAATCTAGTAGCAAAAGCATAACTTGTATATTTTTATCGCTGATATGGTTTACTCATTTCCTAATATCTTCAGAACACCCATCATGTGCAAGTGTCATTCCACATATTGCATAGAGGCAAACAGAACCCCAACTAAAAGTAAATTAAAGAAACACAAATTAAGGAAAATGTCAAGTTGGCTACATCCGAAACTCACAAGCATAGAAATTGCCATATATCAAGAAGGAATACCTGAATTGATCTGAGATCACGAACTGAGAAACTGCCATCATCACACCCTGAAGCTATCATGGAGCTAGCAAGCCTGATAATGCAAGTCAAAAACGTGCGTAAAATATTATGAAGCAGAAGTTGTAGTACTAGTAAACTCAAGAGTTATCCACTGGATATACCTATTCCATGAGATAACATTCACATCGGCTTTATGAGCTTTTATAGAAATACAAGGTTTCTTCCCTGTACGTGTATCCCATATCGCTATCGTACCATCCACAGAACAAGAGGCAAATACATCAGCTTCCGTGGGACTCCACTGCAAGGATATTAGTTATAATAGTTGAGACAATCATATTCAAGGAAACATATTAATAACATAATACATCATTCAGTGGCATGCCTGTAGATCTTCAACACTGGCAGTGTGTCCAACAAATGGATTGGCATCTACGTTCCAGTTGTTTGGAGTTGGCTCCCACAGGTGAATGCACTTATTGCAGTCGCCTGCATAGAAAAAGCATTAAATTATTCCATGAAAATATCTATGCAACAAATTTAATGGTATCAATGATTCATGGACATGGAATAGAGGGATCATGCATTGAGTTCTCAACTATGGAAATATTTTAGACGACAAACATTGCGAAATGCACAAGATCAGGTACACACCAGAAACAAGTCTTCCAGTAACAAGCGGACTCCAATCAATTGCATATCCCTCATCTTTATGGCCACTAAATACTTTCAGAGGCAAGTGTTTGTGAATTATGTCATCTTCTTTGGGTGCAGGTGCCCCTGACTCTGCTTCTGCTAAGGAATTAAGGTAGGAGCTCAAGTCCCACACCTGCATATTTAGCAGCCAGGTAATAGTTGGCAATGCATAAAAAAGAAGTCAATATGGTGCATTCAGTTTCAGGGCCTGTTTTCAAAAGGTAATACGATATATAGAATTGATATACAGGTTTAGGTTGCTAGCGACAAAATAACTAAAAAAACAAATGTGAGGTAAGAACTAAATTACCTGGATATTACCAGTATCTCCCCACGTAGCACATATATGTGGTTTTTGAGTCATTGAGCGTATCCGATTTACACAACGCGCATGAGCCACCTTTTTTAGCTGATACATTGAAATGTAGCAATAGAACACATCACAAGCTGTATATCAACGTAGCTTGCACGACACTGAAAAAACTTGAGTTTTGTGGTGAAGTGGAGCTATGATATCAATTAAAAAACATACATGTAGAATGGGCTTTGTATCCTCAATaatttcttcatcttcttcatcgctgCTGCTGTCACTATCCACATCAGTGTCACCATCAACTGTTGAAGCTGGTATAGGTTCCCGCTTCTTCCCCCTTATGTTAGAAAGCTTGAAAATGCCAATATAATTCGATGAAGCCTTCTCAGCCTGAAGAACAGTTTAGCTCCAAACTCAGAGAGACAAACTACAAGTTTAATGATTAAAGTATTCCAAACAATCAAGCCATTCCTTTAAGCTGAATGCCATAGTAAGATTCAAGAAAGTTGCTGAATTTAGGCTTAAATTAATCTTTTAACGATCCGAAATTGCTCACTAGCAACCAATT
The genomic region above belongs to Panicum virgatum strain AP13 chromosome 8N, P.virgatum_v5, whole genome shotgun sequence and contains:
- the LOC120686517 gene encoding glutamate-rich WD repeat-containing protein 1-like codes for the protein MGRIKKAKKVKSKEAKKVEASSSSNPAVASGPAKVWQPGVDTLEDGEELQFDPEAYNYLRGFDIGWSCLSFDIVRDQLGLVRSEFPHTLYGVAGTQAEKASSNYIGIFKLSNIRGKKREPIPASTVDGDTDVDSDSSSDEEDEEIIEDTKPILHLKKVAHARCVNRIRSMTQKPHICATWGDTGNIQVWDLSSYLNSLAEAESGAPAPKEDDIIHKHLPLKVFSGHKDEGYAIDWSPLVTGRLVSGDCNKCIHLWEPTPNNWNVDANPFVGHTASVEDLQWSPTEADVFASCSVDGTIAIWDTRTGKKPCISIKAHKADVNVISWNRLASSMIASGCDDGSFSVRDLRSIQEDSLVAHFEYHKKAITSIEWSPHEASSLAVTSEDHQLTIWDLSLERDAEEEAEFRAKMKEQANAPEDLPPQLLFVHQGQKDLKELHWHPQIPSMIISTAVDGFNVLMPSNIDTTIPGNTDATMASAE
- the LOC120686521 gene encoding neo-calmodulin-like isoform X2, whose amino-acid sequence is MDEVEQQLSKQQIEEFREAFSLFDKDGDGTITTKELGTVMRSLGQSPTEEELQEMVKEVDADGSGAIDFQEFLTLLARQMREANGADEEELREAFRVFDQDQNGFISRDELRHVLQNLGERLSDEELAEMLREADVDGDGQINYTEFAKVMLAKRRHQEMEGHGSDSDHAKSTCPSCTIL
- the LOC120686521 gene encoding neo-calmodulin-like isoform X1, whose protein sequence is MDEVEQQLSKQQIEEFREAFSLFDKDGDGTITTKELGTVMRSLGQSPTEEELQEMVKEVDADGSGAIDFQEFLTLLARQMREANGADEEELREAFRVFDQDQNGFISRDELRHVLQNLGERLSDEELAEMLREADVDGDGQINYTEFAKVMLAKLELESEEPAMPSLLKNGYRVCRWVLAFRILQMGRQVKRRRRRHQEMEGHGSDSDHAKSTCPSCTIL